A genomic window from Caballeronia sp. SBC1 includes:
- the fmt gene encoding methionyl-tRNA formyltransferase produces the protein MTQSLRVVFAGTPEFAAVALAAIHAAGFHVPLVLTQPDRPAGRGLKLAAGPVKRFAVEHGLPVAQPTSLRRNGKYPEEAAAAIELLKATPHDVMVVAAYGLILPQEVLDIPPLGAINIHGSLLPRWRGAAPIHRALEAGDGETGITLMQMDAGLDTGAMIVKGHIAIAPTDTTATLHDRMAQLGADLIVEALRDLERDGALAATPQPQDGATYAEKIAKHEAALDWRRPASMLARQIRAFDPFPGASGTLDGVVVKIWAAEPVELTGDAEAGVIVESGAEGVLVACGQGGLRLMQLQKPGGKRLPVREFLAGSPIVKGQRFELREVAPGA, from the coding sequence ATGACTCAATCGCTGCGTGTCGTATTTGCTGGAACACCCGAATTTGCCGCTGTCGCGCTGGCCGCCATTCATGCGGCGGGGTTCCATGTGCCGCTTGTGTTGACGCAGCCGGACCGGCCGGCGGGGCGCGGTTTGAAACTGGCAGCGGGTCCGGTGAAGCGATTCGCGGTCGAGCACGGTTTGCCGGTGGCGCAGCCGACCTCCTTGCGACGCAATGGCAAGTATCCCGAAGAAGCGGCGGCTGCAATCGAACTGTTGAAGGCTACGCCGCACGACGTCATGGTTGTTGCTGCGTACGGGCTGATCCTGCCGCAGGAAGTGCTCGACATCCCGCCGCTGGGTGCAATCAATATCCACGGTTCGCTGCTGCCTCGCTGGCGCGGCGCGGCGCCCATTCATCGTGCGCTCGAAGCCGGAGACGGCGAGACGGGTATCACGTTGATGCAGATGGATGCAGGTCTCGATACCGGTGCGATGATCGTCAAAGGCCACATCGCGATCGCGCCCACCGATACCACCGCCACGCTGCACGACCGCATGGCGCAACTGGGCGCCGATCTGATCGTTGAAGCGCTGCGGGATCTTGAGCGGGACGGCGCCTTGGCCGCCACGCCGCAGCCGCAGGACGGCGCCACGTACGCGGAGAAGATTGCCAAACACGAAGCGGCGCTGGACTGGCGTCGTCCGGCGAGCATGCTCGCGCGTCAGATTCGCGCCTTCGATCCGTTTCCAGGTGCGTCCGGAACGCTCGATGGCGTAGTCGTGAAGATATGGGCCGCCGAGCCGGTGGAACTGACGGGTGATGCCGAGGCAGGCGTGATTGTGGAAAGCGGCGCGGAGGGTGTCTTGGTTGCGTGTGGTCAGGGCGGGTTGCGTCTTATGCAGTTGCAAAAGCCCGGCGGCAAACGACTCCCTGTGCGCGAGTTTCTCGCTGGATCGCCTATTGTTAAAGGGCAACGATTCGAACTTCGGGAAGTTGCGCCGGGTGCCTGA
- a CDS encoding LysE family translocator — protein MLGITGFTLFIVAVMLLSVTPGPDTAYIVGRSVAQGRGAGVVSALGIAVGCIVHTLACAFGLTALLAASVTAFTVVKFAGAIYLIYLGVRLIFTKPAAAKTSNKQSGETRVRAAPKSLQQLFTQGFVTNVLNPKVVLFFVSFIPQFVAVDSPHKTLAFLALGFVFVLVSTFWNTFVAWIAGSVTQRFSGKPSVKLWLDRVVGSAFVGLGIKLATSHR, from the coding sequence ATGCTCGGAATCACCGGTTTCACGCTATTTATCGTCGCCGTCATGTTGCTCAGCGTTACGCCGGGGCCCGATACGGCGTACATCGTCGGCCGAAGCGTTGCGCAAGGGCGGGGCGCGGGCGTGGTGTCGGCGCTGGGCATTGCGGTCGGCTGCATTGTGCATACGTTGGCCTGTGCGTTCGGACTGACGGCGTTGCTGGCGGCATCGGTGACAGCGTTCACCGTCGTCAAGTTCGCGGGCGCGATTTATCTGATCTATCTTGGCGTGCGGCTGATCTTCACCAAGCCGGCAGCCGCAAAAACCAGCAACAAGCAGAGTGGAGAAACCCGGGTTCGCGCCGCACCGAAGTCGCTGCAGCAACTCTTCACGCAAGGCTTCGTCACGAATGTGCTGAACCCGAAAGTGGTGCTGTTCTTCGTTTCGTTTATCCCGCAATTCGTTGCTGTCGACAGCCCACACAAGACACTCGCCTTCCTCGCACTCGGTTTTGTGTTCGTGCTGGTCAGCACCTTCTGGAATACATTCGTGGCGTGGATCGCCGGCAGCGTGACGCAACGCTTCTCCGGCAAGCCGAGCGTCAAGCTGTGGCTGGACAGGGTGGTGGGCAGCGCATTCGTCGGATTGGGCATCAAGCTGGCGACTTCGCACAGGTGA
- the rsmB gene encoding 16S rRNA (cytosine(967)-C(5))-methyltransferase RsmB: MTEKPSRRRAVSSADSSRASSDARLATLHLAPDSLAFALDAAAQAVGAVRAGSALPAALQTVIEATHVAVSRGATQDIAYRTLRRLAVADALLAKLVRKAPPPHVSNVMACAFALLVDDEAHAAYTPFTVVDQAVNAIAARREFAFAKGLVNAVLRSFLREREALLAEVQSNPVARFNYPAWWIDAVKRGQPDEWENILDAGNRQGPLTLRVNARRMSVAQYLEVLKAEHIEADAVGIHAVRLKTPMAVDKIPGFADGVVSVQDAGAQLAAQLLNARDGMRVLDACAAPGGKTGHVLELVNVELIAVESDPGRARRIGENLQRLNVQAEIRVGDAGEPSGWSDGDPFDRILADVPCSASGIVRRHPDIRWLRRPSDIAALVEEQRRILSALWPLVATGGELLYVTCSIFPEEGELQAQWFGEVHEDAVRLDAPGQLLPTASRTGAAGSQVSPDPVTNSLTDNSGEAQRTRSTRTRDAEAFADHDGFFYARFQKR, encoded by the coding sequence ATGACCGAAAAGCCTTCCCGACGCCGCGCCGTTTCATCGGCGGATAGCAGCCGAGCGTCGTCCGACGCCCGTCTAGCCACGCTTCACCTCGCTCCCGATTCACTTGCGTTCGCGCTCGATGCCGCCGCGCAAGCGGTCGGCGCGGTGCGTGCCGGTTCTGCGTTGCCCGCAGCTTTGCAGACGGTCATCGAGGCAACGCACGTGGCGGTATCGCGCGGGGCGACACAGGACATTGCGTACCGCACGCTGAGGCGTCTTGCCGTGGCCGACGCGCTGCTCGCGAAACTGGTGCGCAAGGCGCCGCCGCCGCATGTGTCAAATGTGATGGCCTGCGCGTTCGCGTTGCTCGTGGACGATGAAGCCCACGCCGCGTACACGCCTTTCACCGTTGTCGATCAAGCAGTCAACGCGATAGCCGCACGGCGCGAATTCGCGTTTGCGAAGGGTCTGGTCAATGCCGTTTTGCGCTCGTTCCTGCGCGAACGTGAAGCGTTGCTCGCCGAGGTTCAAAGTAACCCCGTCGCACGTTTCAACTATCCCGCATGGTGGATCGACGCGGTCAAACGCGGCCAGCCCGACGAATGGGAAAACATCCTCGACGCCGGTAACCGGCAAGGCCCGCTCACATTGCGCGTGAATGCACGGCGCATGAGCGTGGCGCAATATCTCGAAGTCCTTAAGGCAGAGCACATAGAAGCCGATGCCGTCGGTATTCACGCCGTGCGCCTCAAGACGCCGATGGCGGTCGACAAGATCCCCGGTTTCGCTGACGGCGTTGTGTCGGTTCAGGACGCCGGCGCGCAGCTCGCCGCACAGTTGCTGAACGCGCGCGACGGCATGCGCGTGCTCGACGCATGCGCCGCGCCTGGCGGCAAGACAGGCCACGTGCTGGAACTGGTGAACGTCGAGTTGATCGCGGTGGAAAGCGATCCGGGGCGCGCACGGCGTATTGGAGAGAATCTGCAGCGCCTGAATGTGCAGGCGGAAATTCGCGTAGGCGATGCCGGCGAACCGTCGGGCTGGTCGGACGGCGATCCGTTCGATCGCATTCTTGCCGACGTGCCGTGTTCGGCATCGGGGATCGTGCGGCGTCATCCTGACATTCGCTGGTTGCGCCGTCCGTCAGATATCGCAGCCTTGGTCGAAGAACAGCGCCGCATTCTCTCCGCGCTCTGGCCCCTGGTCGCGACCGGCGGCGAGTTGCTCTACGTTACGTGCTCGATCTTCCCCGAAGAGGGCGAGTTGCAGGCGCAGTGGTTTGGAGAGGTGCACGAAGATGCGGTACGATTGGACGCGCCGGGGCAATTATTGCCAACAGCCAGCCGCACCGGCGCGGCTGGTTCGCAAGTATCACCGGACCCGGTCACGAACTCGCTGACGGACAATTCAGGCGAGGCGCAACGTACCCGCTCAACACGGACGCGGGACGCGGAAGCCTTTGCGGACCATGACGGATTCTTCTACGCGCGCTTTCAGAAACGGTGA
- the dprA gene encoding DNA-processing protein DprA translates to MTPFLLPTADAKPCLGETDLQDVSAWLRLANASGLPPIALRALLAEFGSPQAVLNQPFNALAVIAGEKAARAVLGSPPRSELGSFDECLARTLEWASVPGNRIVTLADSAYPPALLTMPDPPPLLYVKGRLDLLQARAVAIVGSRSATPQGIDDARRFAHALSDAGLAIVSGLALGIDGAAHRGGLSGAGSTIAVIGTGADLVYPPLHHALAHEIASNGTIVSEWPLGTPARSANFPQRNRLIAGLASGVLIVEAATRSGSLITARLANEMGRDVFAIPGSIHAPLSRGCHRMIKQGAKLVETPEDILEEFGFTVPSEATAAPVSKPRRRGKTRPAEDGGTEPATSEFALELQDASGSGSAARGKPTSASWASASLKPANPEAERLLDALGHSPATLEILAERTEMDGAMLQSLLLQLELSGRIGALPGGRFTRLER, encoded by the coding sequence ATGACGCCTTTCCTGTTGCCGACGGCCGACGCCAAGCCCTGTCTGGGAGAAACCGATTTGCAGGACGTTTCAGCCTGGCTGCGGCTGGCAAATGCGAGCGGTTTGCCGCCCATTGCGCTGCGTGCGTTGCTTGCGGAATTTGGCAGCCCGCAGGCGGTGTTGAACCAGCCATTCAACGCACTCGCGGTCATCGCCGGAGAGAAAGCCGCGCGTGCCGTGCTGGGCTCTCCGCCACGCTCGGAACTCGGCTCATTCGACGAATGCCTCGCCCGCACGCTTGAGTGGGCGTCGGTTCCAGGCAACCGGATCGTCACGCTTGCGGATTCGGCGTACCCGCCTGCGCTGCTGACCATGCCCGATCCGCCGCCGCTGCTATATGTAAAGGGACGGCTGGACCTGCTACAGGCCCGGGCGGTTGCGATCGTTGGCAGCCGAAGCGCAACGCCGCAAGGCATTGACGACGCCCGCCGCTTCGCGCACGCCCTTTCGGACGCGGGGCTCGCCATAGTCTCGGGGCTCGCGCTGGGTATAGATGGCGCGGCGCATCGCGGAGGGCTTAGCGGTGCCGGCAGCACGATTGCGGTCATCGGAACGGGTGCGGATCTCGTCTATCCGCCGCTGCACCACGCGCTGGCGCACGAAATTGCGTCGAACGGCACGATTGTGTCGGAATGGCCACTCGGCACGCCGGCCCGGTCGGCAAATTTTCCCCAGCGTAACCGGTTGATCGCGGGGCTGGCGAGTGGCGTGCTGATCGTTGAAGCGGCCACGCGCTCGGGTTCGCTGATTACCGCCCGCCTCGCCAACGAAATGGGGCGCGATGTATTCGCGATTCCCGGATCGATTCACGCGCCGCTGTCGCGCGGGTGTCATCGGATGATCAAGCAGGGGGCGAAGCTTGTGGAAACGCCCGAAGACATTCTCGAAGAGTTTGGTTTTACGGTTCCGAGTGAAGCGACGGCGGCTCCTGTTTCGAAGCCGCGAAGGCGTGGGAAAACACGTCCAGCGGAGGATGGCGGCACTGAACCGGCTACCAGCGAATTCGCGCTGGAGCTTCAGGACGCGTCGGGTTCAGGTTCCGCCGCTCGCGGCAAACCGACGAGTGCGTCCTGGGCGTCCGCATCGCTAAAACCCGCCAACCCGGAAGCCGAACGCCTGCTCGACGCACTCGGGCACTCGCCCGCGACGCTTGAAATTCTTGCCGAGCGAACCGAAATGGACGGAGCGATGCTACAAAGCCTGCTGCTGCAACTCGAACTGTCGGGGCGGATTGGCGCGTTGCCGGGGGGACGCTTTACCCGGCTTGAACGCTGA
- a CDS encoding thioredoxin family protein, whose amino-acid sequence MPALNLDTDADQIAERLASAGTLLVACLCAEWCGTCRDYRESFNLLADAHPDICFAWIDIENQADRFDDLDVENFPTVLIEDAVTTRFFGTVLPQTSIVARMLTDLSALPGVVGAPKIRPALVAA is encoded by the coding sequence ATGCCCGCGCTGAATCTCGACACCGACGCCGATCAGATTGCCGAGCGCCTGGCCAGCGCCGGCACGCTGCTCGTCGCCTGCCTGTGCGCCGAATGGTGCGGGACGTGCCGCGACTATCGCGAGAGTTTCAACTTGCTCGCCGACGCCCATCCGGACATCTGCTTTGCATGGATCGACATCGAAAACCAGGCAGATCGCTTCGATGATCTCGATGTGGAAAATTTTCCGACCGTCTTGATCGAAGACGCCGTGACAACCCGATTTTTTGGAACGGTGTTGCCGCAAACGTCTATTGTTGCGCGCATGTTGACGGACTTGAGCGCGTTGCCGGGCGTGGTGGGTGCACCGAAGATCCGCCCCGCGCTGGTCGCCGCGTGA
- a CDS encoding DNA topoisomerase III: MSKALIIAEKPSVANDIARALGGFTKHDEYYESEDYVLSSAVGHLLEIAAPEEYEVKRGKWSFANLPVIPPHFDLNPIAKSESRLKVLTKLLKRKDVDRLINACDAGREGELIFRLIAQHAKAKQPVQRLWLQSMTAGSIRDGFANLRSDADMQPLADAARCRSEADWLVGINGTRAMTAFNSKGGGFFLTTVGRVQTPTLSIVVEREEKIRRFVPRDYWEVRAEFIAAKGMYEGRWFDPKFKRVEGDPEQRDSRLWSLPAAETIVAACRGKTGTVTEEAKPSTQMSPLLFDLTSLQREANGRFGFSAKNTLGLAQALYEKHKVLTYPRTDARALPEDYIPTVKDTLAMLKESNNYLPHAKQVLDKGWVKPNKRIFDNSKISDHFAIIPTLQAPKSLSEPEQKLYDLVVKRFLAVFFPAAEYLVTTRITEAAGHHFKTEGKVLVEPGWLQVYGKEVGGEDANLVQVQKDEKVDVEKVAAVGLVTKPPARYNEASLLSAMEGAGKLIEDEELREAMAAKGLGTPATRAAVIEGLLGEKYMVREGRELIPTAKAFQLMTLLRGLGVEELTAPELTGEWEHKLSQMERGKLPRDEFMQEIARMTQTIVKRAKEYDSDTIPGDYSTLETPCPNCGSQIKENYRRFACTKCEFSMSKIPGGRQFEIPEVEQLIKDKTIGPLSGFRSKMGRPFSAILKLSFDDEIKNWKLEFDFGQDSGGEDGEPVDFSEQTPVGACPKCQSRVYEHGMSYVCENSVANPKTCDFRSGKVILQQEMSREQMTKLLEEGRTDLLTGFKSSRTGRNFKAFLVKQPDGKIGFEFEKKEPKPGAKPAVKRGAAAATEAEDEGDGDVAVAAKKTTVKPAAKKAPAKKVAAKKAPARKAG; this comes from the coding sequence ATGTCCAAAGCCCTGATCATTGCTGAAAAGCCTTCTGTCGCGAACGACATCGCGCGCGCTTTGGGCGGCTTCACCAAGCATGACGAATATTACGAAAGCGAAGACTACGTGCTGTCGTCGGCTGTCGGCCACTTGCTCGAAATTGCCGCGCCGGAGGAGTACGAGGTCAAGCGCGGCAAGTGGAGCTTCGCCAATTTGCCCGTCATTCCGCCGCATTTCGACCTGAATCCGATCGCCAAAAGCGAATCCCGGCTGAAAGTGCTGACCAAGCTGCTCAAGCGCAAGGACGTCGATCGCCTGATCAACGCCTGTGACGCGGGGCGCGAAGGCGAGCTGATTTTTCGCCTGATCGCGCAGCACGCGAAAGCCAAGCAGCCAGTGCAACGCCTCTGGCTCCAGTCGATGACCGCCGGCTCCATCCGTGACGGTTTCGCGAACCTGCGCAGCGACGCGGACATGCAGCCGCTAGCCGATGCCGCCCGTTGCCGCTCCGAAGCCGACTGGCTTGTAGGCATCAACGGCACGCGCGCCATGACCGCGTTCAACAGCAAGGGCGGTGGTTTTTTCCTGACAACTGTGGGTCGCGTTCAGACGCCAACGTTGTCTATCGTCGTGGAACGCGAGGAAAAGATCCGTCGCTTCGTACCGCGCGATTATTGGGAAGTGCGTGCTGAATTTATCGCTGCGAAGGGTATGTACGAAGGTCGCTGGTTCGACCCGAAATTCAAGCGCGTCGAGGGCGATCCGGAGCAGCGCGACTCGCGGCTCTGGAGCTTGCCGGCTGCTGAAACCATTGTCGCGGCTTGCCGTGGCAAAACCGGCACGGTCACGGAAGAAGCCAAGCCGTCCACGCAAATGTCGCCGCTGCTGTTCGACCTGACTAGCTTGCAGCGCGAAGCCAACGGCCGTTTCGGCTTTTCGGCCAAGAACACGCTCGGCTTGGCTCAGGCGTTGTATGAAAAGCACAAGGTGCTCACGTACCCGCGTACCGACGCCCGCGCGCTGCCTGAGGATTACATCCCGACGGTGAAAGACACGCTCGCCATGCTCAAGGAGAGCAACAACTATCTGCCGCACGCGAAGCAGGTGTTGGACAAGGGCTGGGTAAAGCCGAACAAGCGCATTTTCGACAACTCAAAGATCAGCGATCACTTCGCGATCATCCCCACTCTGCAGGCGCCGAAATCGTTGTCCGAGCCGGAGCAGAAGCTGTACGACCTGGTCGTAAAGCGTTTTCTCGCGGTGTTTTTCCCGGCAGCCGAATACCTCGTCACCACGCGGATCACCGAAGCCGCCGGCCATCACTTCAAGACGGAAGGCAAGGTACTCGTAGAACCGGGCTGGCTGCAGGTGTACGGCAAGGAAGTGGGCGGCGAAGACGCCAATCTCGTGCAGGTTCAGAAGGACGAGAAGGTCGATGTCGAGAAGGTCGCGGCGGTCGGTCTGGTAACGAAACCGCCGGCACGCTACAACGAAGCGTCATTGCTCTCGGCCATGGAAGGCGCGGGCAAGCTCATTGAAGACGAGGAATTGCGCGAGGCGATGGCCGCGAAGGGTCTGGGCACACCGGCTACGCGTGCGGCGGTCATCGAAGGGCTGTTGGGCGAAAAGTACATGGTGCGCGAAGGCCGTGAGCTGATTCCCACGGCGAAGGCGTTCCAGTTGATGACCTTGCTGCGCGGCCTCGGCGTAGAGGAGCTGACGGCGCCCGAACTGACCGGCGAGTGGGAGCACAAGCTGTCGCAGATGGAACGCGGCAAGCTCCCGCGCGACGAGTTCATGCAGGAAATCGCGCGCATGACGCAGACCATCGTGAAGCGCGCGAAGGAATACGACTCCGACACCATCCCCGGCGATTATTCGACGCTCGAAACGCCGTGTCCGAATTGCGGCAGCCAGATCAAAGAGAACTATCGGCGATTCGCTTGCACGAAGTGCGAATTCTCGATGTCGAAGATTCCTGGCGGACGGCAGTTCGAGATTCCTGAAGTCGAGCAGTTGATCAAGGACAAGACCATCGGACCGCTGTCGGGATTCCGCAGCAAGATGGGCCGGCCGTTTTCCGCGATCCTGAAGCTTTCCTTCGACGACGAAATCAAGAACTGGAAGCTCGAGTTCGACTTCGGTCAGGATTCAGGCGGCGAAGACGGCGAACCGGTGGACTTCTCGGAGCAGACGCCGGTTGGCGCGTGTCCGAAATGTCAGTCGCGCGTGTACGAGCACGGCATGAGTTATGTGTGCGAGAACTCAGTGGCGAATCCGAAAACTTGCGATTTCCGTTCGGGCAAGGTGATCCTGCAGCAGGAAATGTCGCGCGAGCAGATGACGAAGTTGCTCGAGGAAGGAAGGACGGACTTGCTGACGGGCTTCAAGTCATCGCGCACGGGCCGGAACTTCAAGGCGTTTCTCGTCAAGCAGCCGGATGGCAAGATCGGCTTCGAATTCGAGAAGAAAGAGCCGAAACCAGGTGCGAAACCGGCCGTCAAGCGCGGTGCGGCAGCGGCTACTGAAGCGGAAGATGAAGGTGACGGCGACGTCGCCGTTGCGGCCAAGAAGACGACCGTGAAGCCTGCGGCGAAGAAAGCGCCTGCGAAGAAGGTGGCGGCCAAGAAGGCGCCGGCTCGCAAAGCGGGATAG
- a CDS encoding DUF4390 domain-containing protein, with protein MTIKRFFPLRLAPAGQAVLALLLSLALSFMPASAAQADPIAVQRASLQADGSGWSLDARFDFDLNSSLEDAVNKGVPLYFTTDFDLSRPRWYWFDEEPVSVSQSIRLSFQPLTREYRVSTGGLQLGFATLEEALAVIKHVTSWHVIDRNQVKPGETYNASVRMQLDIALMPKPFQIDAVNNRDWNLSSDWKRFTFTAATSAK; from the coding sequence GTGACGATCAAACGCTTTTTCCCGCTGCGGCTCGCGCCTGCCGGCCAGGCCGTGCTGGCCTTGTTGTTGAGCCTTGCGCTGTCGTTCATGCCCGCTTCGGCCGCGCAGGCCGATCCCATTGCTGTGCAGCGCGCGTCGTTGCAAGCGGACGGATCGGGCTGGAGTCTCGACGCCCGTTTCGACTTCGATCTCAACAGCAGCCTTGAAGACGCTGTGAACAAGGGCGTGCCTTTGTATTTCACAACCGATTTCGATTTGTCACGGCCGCGCTGGTATTGGTTCGACGAAGAACCGGTGAGCGTATCGCAAAGCATCCGGCTTTCATTTCAGCCCCTGACACGCGAATATCGTGTCTCCACGGGCGGCTTGCAGCTCGGATTCGCCACGCTTGAGGAAGCACTCGCTGTCATCAAGCACGTGACGTCGTGGCACGTGATCGATCGTAACCAGGTCAAGCCAGGCGAGACGTATAACGCGTCGGTGCGCATGCAGCTCGACATTGCACTGATGCCCAAGCCGTTCCAGATCGACGCGGTCAACAACCGCGACTGGAATCTCTCTTCCGACTGGAAGCGTTTTACTTTTACGGCGGCGACCAGTGCTAAATAA
- the htpX gene encoding zinc metalloprotease HtpX — MFNWVKTAMLMAAITALFVVIGGMIGGSKGMMLALIVALAMNFFSYWFSDKLVLKMYNAQEVDEASAPQFYRMVRELATRAQLPMPKVYLINENAPNAFATGRNPEHAAVAATTGILRVLSERELRGVMAHELAHVKHRDILISTVSATMAGAISALANFAMFFGGRDSEGRRSNPIASIAVAMLAPLAGALIQMAISRAREFEADRGGAQISGDPQALASALEKIHAYAAGVPFPAAEQHPATAQMMIMNPLAGGGISKLFSTHPATEERVARLMEMARTGRME; from the coding sequence ATGTTCAACTGGGTCAAAACGGCGATGCTGATGGCAGCGATCACGGCCCTTTTTGTCGTGATCGGGGGAATGATCGGCGGCAGCAAGGGGATGATGCTTGCGCTGATCGTCGCCCTCGCTATGAATTTCTTCTCGTACTGGTTCTCCGACAAGCTCGTGCTGAAGATGTACAACGCACAGGAAGTCGACGAAGCCAGCGCGCCGCAGTTTTATCGCATGGTTCGCGAGCTTGCCACGCGGGCGCAATTGCCCATGCCGAAGGTGTATCTCATCAACGAAAACGCGCCCAACGCGTTCGCAACCGGGCGTAATCCGGAGCACGCGGCTGTTGCTGCGACTACCGGCATCTTGCGGGTGTTGTCCGAGCGCGAGTTGCGCGGCGTGATGGCGCATGAGTTGGCGCATGTGAAGCACCGCGACATTTTGATATCGACGGTATCGGCGACCATGGCTGGTGCGATCTCGGCGCTGGCCAACTTCGCCATGTTCTTTGGCGGCCGGGATTCCGAAGGCCGGCGCTCGAATCCGATCGCCAGTATTGCTGTAGCCATGCTGGCGCCACTGGCGGGTGCGCTGATCCAGATGGCGATATCCAGGGCGCGGGAATTTGAAGCCGATCGCGGCGGCGCGCAGATTTCCGGCGATCCACAAGCGCTCGCCAGCGCGCTCGAGAAAATTCACGCCTATGCAGCGGGTGTGCCGTTCCCGGCTGCCGAGCAGCACCCGGCCACTGCACAGATGATGATCATGAACCCGCTTGCGGGCGGCGGAATCTCCAAGCTCTTTTCGACGCACCCGGCGACCGAGGAGCGCGTCGCGCGCCTGATGGAGATGGCGCGAACCGGACGAATGGAGTGA
- the def gene encoding peptide deformylase — MALLNILKYPDKRLHKVAKPVEVVNDRIRKLVADMAETMYAAPGVGLAATQVDVHERVIVIDTSDTHDQLQVFINPEIVWSSEEKKDHEEGCLSVPGIYDFVERPEKVRVRALNEKGETFEIDCDELLAVCIQHEMDHLMGRVFVEYLSSLKQTRIRGKMRKLEKAL, encoded by the coding sequence ATGGCTCTGCTCAACATACTCAAGTACCCGGACAAGCGGCTGCATAAGGTCGCGAAGCCCGTCGAGGTCGTCAATGACCGGATTCGCAAGCTCGTCGCCGACATGGCTGAAACCATGTACGCGGCGCCTGGCGTCGGCCTTGCCGCAACCCAAGTGGACGTGCATGAACGCGTGATCGTCATCGACACATCGGACACGCACGATCAGCTTCAAGTCTTCATCAATCCGGAGATTGTCTGGTCGAGCGAAGAGAAGAAGGATCACGAGGAAGGCTGCCTGTCGGTGCCGGGCATTTACGATTTCGTCGAGCGGCCGGAAAAGGTGCGCGTGCGTGCGCTGAACGAGAAGGGTGAGACGTTCGAAATCGACTGCGACGAGTTGCTTGCCGTGTGCATCCAGCATGAGATGGATCACTTGATGGGCCGCGTGTTTGTCGAATACTTGTCGTCGCTCAAGCAGACGCGAATTCGCGGCAAGATGAGAAAGCTCGAAAAGGCGCTGTGA